One part of the Sphingobium yanoikuyae genome encodes these proteins:
- a CDS encoding GNAT family N-acetyltransferase — MAEVSDDELREMAQHRGLRLVKSRRRKPGTGDFGKYGLTDAGGKALLGIGDDGLTASADDIQDYLRSSEQSTWKQSADATPDRPAPREKPRPPKPEEDEEPIRRRAKPVLRDRSAPHRREEPGPARKPSKKARSKPSLRLVPKAEPAPQPDPEPMPAPEPELRIRAVTANDAGSLAALFALLSGVSLDSTQVADNLAAGRKAKAGMVVAELGDIVGCCGWAVVGTIHRGPIGRVTVLIVDKSHRRRGIGTAMLAAAETALAKAGCRQIEAMSDITIDNSHNFFRSLKFEQASYRFVRTIGEGASGERVRHRTN, encoded by the coding sequence ATGGCAGAGGTCAGCGACGACGAGCTCCGCGAGATGGCGCAGCACCGGGGGCTGAGGCTGGTCAAGTCGCGGCGACGCAAGCCCGGCACCGGCGACTTCGGGAAATATGGCCTGACCGATGCGGGTGGCAAGGCGCTGCTCGGTATCGGCGACGATGGCCTGACCGCGAGCGCCGACGACATCCAGGACTATCTGCGAAGCAGCGAGCAAAGCACATGGAAGCAGTCGGCCGACGCGACTCCCGATCGACCTGCCCCCAGAGAGAAACCCCGCCCGCCCAAGCCCGAGGAGGACGAGGAACCCATCCGCCGCCGGGCAAAACCGGTGTTACGAGATCGTTCGGCGCCGCATAGACGAGAAGAGCCAGGTCCGGCACGGAAACCTTCCAAGAAGGCGCGTTCAAAGCCTTCACTCCGGCTCGTCCCAAAAGCTGAGCCAGCGCCCCAGCCCGATCCCGAGCCTATGCCCGCACCCGAACCGGAGCTGCGTATTCGCGCTGTCACCGCGAACGATGCCGGTTCCCTGGCGGCGCTTTTCGCCCTGCTCAGCGGTGTATCGCTCGATAGCACGCAGGTCGCCGACAATCTCGCAGCCGGCCGAAAGGCGAAGGCCGGAATGGTAGTCGCCGAGCTGGGCGATATCGTCGGCTGCTGCGGATGGGCGGTTGTAGGGACTATCCATCGCGGCCCGATCGGGCGCGTGACAGTGCTCATAGTCGACAAGAGCCACCGTCGTCGAGGCATCGGAACGGCGATGCTGGCGGCCGCCGAGACCGCGCTGGCCAAGGCCGGCTGCCGTCAAATCGAGGCGATGAGCGACATCACGATCGACAACAGCCATAATTTCTTCCGCTCGCTGAAGTTCGAACAGGCAAGCTATCGCTTCGTCCGCACGATCGGCGAAGGGGCGAGTGGGGAACGAGTTCGCCACCGCACGAATTAA
- a CDS encoding HEPN domain-containing protein, giving the protein MHESRGDDAPSLSGRTGDHVTVEEFEKLRQRVPPRVMHLCPHDRIAIERTTRILCACLDDGQERAFGYGSLYWLMLVGDNADPQKIDKHQLELSKFELWAFVDPEFNKGRARHLDEARHIIKAEVDHLATITLSIFTIDEPKRFRVEDNHFLTDRYDTGIVLYDRAMDGPREPKAQARFDRITAAAMRLPEPQHSAFAWYRRHGLGTVKGLAKCTRSSAKEEMHLAQAFGKLLGCIGDDALPHSLRPGARNHPSRNLNLYHRPQDFDRILAVSHYRHALYFLETAEETLPKYGLDVLVRHAAYSTEFGLKAILLKAGYHDHLIRRQIGLDLEHALLDALRNGLPEPSPDLMRLIGPLSRYHSQGRTPELARAVGAAVPPDEIVGTVCALIRSVGLVTGYEGLPADTG; this is encoded by the coding sequence ATGCACGAAAGCCGTGGAGACGATGCACCTTCCCTATCGGGCCGTACGGGCGATCACGTCACTGTCGAGGAATTCGAAAAGCTGCGACAGCGCGTTCCGCCGCGCGTCATGCATCTATGTCCCCACGACCGAATAGCGATCGAGCGCACGACGCGGATATTATGTGCCTGTCTCGATGACGGGCAGGAACGTGCGTTCGGGTACGGCTCGCTCTACTGGCTCATGCTCGTGGGCGACAACGCCGATCCGCAAAAGATCGACAAGCACCAACTTGAACTCTCCAAATTCGAACTCTGGGCATTCGTCGATCCCGAGTTCAATAAGGGAAGGGCACGCCATCTGGATGAGGCCCGACATATCATTAAAGCGGAAGTGGATCACCTGGCGACGATCACGTTGTCCATCTTCACCATCGATGAGCCCAAACGGTTCCGCGTTGAAGACAACCACTTCCTGACGGATCGCTATGACACGGGCATCGTTCTCTACGACCGCGCAATGGATGGACCGCGGGAGCCAAAGGCGCAGGCGCGTTTTGACAGGATTACGGCCGCTGCCATGAGGCTGCCCGAACCGCAGCATTCTGCCTTCGCCTGGTACCGGCGCCATGGGCTGGGCACGGTCAAGGGACTGGCGAAGTGCACACGCAGCTCAGCTAAAGAAGAGATGCACCTCGCTCAGGCCTTTGGGAAATTGCTCGGGTGCATCGGGGACGATGCCCTCCCGCATTCGCTTCGTCCCGGAGCGCGCAATCACCCATCCCGCAACCTCAACCTCTATCACCGCCCCCAGGACTTCGACCGGATTCTGGCGGTGTCTCATTACCGTCACGCCCTGTATTTCCTGGAGACAGCGGAGGAGACCCTGCCGAAATACGGGCTTGATGTCCTCGTCCGCCATGCCGCCTATTCTACCGAGTTTGGGCTCAAGGCGATCCTTTTGAAGGCAGGCTACCACGACCACTTGATCCGCCGGCAAATCGGCCTCGATCTCGAGCATGCCTTGCTGGACGCCTTGAGGAACGGGTTGCCCGAGCCCTCGCCAGATCTGATGCGGTTGATTGGCCCGCTCTCTCGCTATCACAGCCAGGGCAGAACCCCGGAGCTGGCGCGGGCCGTAGGGGCGGCGGTGCCGCCTGACGAGATTGTGGGGACGGTCTGCGCGTTGATCCGGTCCGTGGGGTTGGTGACAGGCTATGAAGGGTTACCCGCCGATACCGGTTGA
- a CDS encoding IS5 family transposase, whose protein sequence is MWNPTARAHHSRAQLRYESDLTDAEWRLIEPYLPAPCQCGRRRRWPMREIIEAIFYLLRAGCPWRLLPDSFPPWRTVYRWFCALRDDGTFESLNHHLVQIDRVRTGREPMPSAAAIDSQSVKTTEAGGPRGYDAGKKIMGRKRHAMVDTDGRALELLVHGADVQDRDGAVPLLRQSRQRHPLVEHAYADSAYNSDRVREATSITIEIVRKFADQTGFVVHPRRWVVERTFAWLNRNRRLAKDFERTIKSATALLYAAAAVVLIRRIARYA, encoded by the coding sequence ATGTGGAACCCGACCGCCCGCGCGCATCATAGCCGCGCACAGCTTCGCTATGAAAGCGATCTTACCGATGCAGAATGGCGTTTAATTGAGCCGTATTTGCCCGCGCCGTGCCAATGCGGACGGCGACGGCGTTGGCCGATGCGAGAGATTATCGAGGCCATTTTCTATTTGCTGCGGGCAGGTTGTCCTTGGCGGCTTTTGCCCGACAGCTTTCCGCCATGGCGCACGGTCTATCGCTGGTTCTGCGCTCTGCGTGACGATGGGACATTCGAAAGTCTCAACCACCATCTTGTCCAGATCGACCGTGTCCGAACGGGGCGAGAACCGATGCCGTCAGCGGCGGCCATCGACAGCCAGAGCGTGAAGACCACTGAAGCGGGTGGACCGCGCGGCTATGACGCAGGGAAAAAGATCATGGGCCGTAAACGCCACGCCATGGTCGATACCGATGGTCGTGCACTCGAACTGCTGGTCCATGGCGCTGACGTGCAGGACCGAGACGGCGCAGTGCCTTTGCTCAGGCAGTCACGCCAGCGGCACCCCTTGGTCGAGCATGCCTATGCCGACAGCGCCTACAACAGCGATCGCGTCCGGGAAGCCACATCCATCACGATAGAGATCGTTCGGAAATTCGCCGACCAGACCGGGTTCGTCGTCCATCCCAGACGATGGGTGGTTGAACGAACCTTCGCATGGCTCAATCGAAATCGACGCTTGGCAAAGGACTTCGAGCGAACCATCAAATCCGCAACTGCACTTCTATATGCAGCTGCCGCCGTCGTCCTCATCAGGCGCATCGCTCGTTACGCATGA
- the ligD gene encoding DNA ligase D has product MAQASRANITSADERLAKYREKRDFDRTAEPSGATEPTTGNGFVVQKHAASRLHYDFRLELDGTLVSWAVTRGPSSNPDDKRLAVRTEDHPLDYARFEGTIPKGEYGGGTVMLWDNGTWESIPGKDPRQTLPEGHLHFILHGRRMQGEWILFRLKPRGKEKGENWILRKVQDEFAGGSDDLIGTHLTSVDTGRTMEEIAAGKAVRKRKAGAKASPAAAGNSRTPAAAPARRKKSGLLPPFQPVQLAALVDHVPPGDRWLHELKYDGYRTLLAIGGGEGRAYTRSGLDWSDRFAGLITDALKLNVGSALIDGEAVVTLPDGRTSFQALQAALKSDPDAIDYFAFDLLELDGEDLTRSPLIERKEKLAALIGEAKGRIRYSDHIVGNGEKLLASFCGAGLEGVISKRADARYSGSRSGTWLKTKCIRRQEFVIVGWTPSDKQRGFRSLLLGVNENGKLRYAGKAGTGFTADEIERLMEIMAPLARKGPTVDAPRAAVRGAHWIEPRLVAEIAFVEFTDEGVLRHPSYLGLREDKKPEAVVLETETPVAIATTPARSSVKISNRERVIFPEGKLTKGQLADYYEIVAPIMLPWAGSRPISLVRCPQGRSKKCFFQKHDAGSFGDDVKQVGIREKDGHDEPYLFVDTPAGLLTCVQMGTIEFHGWGARIEDVEKADRLVFDLDPDEGLDFQDVVSAAFHVQDVLAQMGLTTFPMVTGGKGVHVIAPLTPSAEWPVVKDFAHRFALALAQAEPGRFTAALAKAKRTGRIFIDYLRNQRGATAVMPYSARTREYAPIAVPLTWEELRDLDKPSHWHIGDGAEMVKRAASKNLAHWGRADQILPDL; this is encoded by the coding sequence ATGGCACAAGCCTCGAGAGCGAACATCACTTCGGCCGACGAGCGCCTCGCAAAATATCGCGAGAAGCGCGACTTTGACCGCACGGCCGAACCGTCGGGCGCAACCGAGCCGACCACCGGCAACGGCTTTGTCGTCCAGAAGCATGCGGCGTCGCGCCTCCACTATGATTTCCGCCTCGAACTGGACGGCACGCTGGTGAGCTGGGCGGTCACGCGCGGGCCGAGCAGCAATCCCGACGACAAGCGCCTCGCGGTCCGCACCGAGGACCACCCGCTCGACTATGCCCGGTTCGAAGGCACGATCCCCAAAGGCGAATATGGCGGCGGCACGGTGATGCTGTGGGACAATGGCACCTGGGAATCGATCCCCGGCAAGGATCCTCGCCAGACGCTGCCCGAAGGTCACCTCCACTTCATTCTTCACGGCCGGCGGATGCAGGGTGAGTGGATCCTCTTTCGTCTGAAGCCGCGCGGCAAGGAAAAGGGCGAGAACTGGATTTTGCGAAAGGTGCAGGATGAATTCGCCGGCGGCTCAGACGATCTGATCGGCACCCATCTTACCAGCGTCGATACGGGGCGCACGATGGAGGAGATTGCAGCGGGCAAGGCTGTGCGCAAGCGCAAGGCGGGCGCCAAAGCGTCACCTGCGGCGGCCGGCAATTCCAGAACGCCCGCCGCCGCGCCCGCCCGCCGCAAGAAATCTGGCCTATTGCCGCCGTTTCAGCCGGTGCAGCTGGCCGCGCTCGTCGATCATGTCCCACCGGGCGATCGCTGGCTGCACGAACTCAAATATGACGGCTATCGAACGCTCCTCGCGATCGGTGGCGGCGAAGGGCGCGCCTATACGCGCTCGGGTCTCGACTGGTCCGATCGGTTCGCCGGGCTGATCACCGACGCGTTGAAGCTGAACGTCGGCAGCGCGCTGATCGATGGCGAGGCGGTGGTGACCCTTCCCGACGGCCGTACCAGCTTTCAGGCCCTGCAGGCGGCGCTCAAAAGCGATCCTGACGCGATCGACTATTTCGCCTTCGACCTGCTTGAACTGGACGGCGAGGATCTGACCCGGTCGCCGCTGATCGAGCGAAAGGAGAAGCTGGCGGCGCTGATCGGCGAAGCCAAAGGGCGCATCCGCTATTCCGATCACATCGTCGGCAATGGCGAGAAGCTGCTAGCCAGCTTCTGCGGCGCCGGCCTCGAAGGGGTGATCTCGAAGCGCGCCGACGCGCGATACAGCGGCTCGCGCTCGGGCACTTGGCTCAAGACCAAGTGTATCCGCCGGCAGGAGTTCGTCATTGTCGGCTGGACGCCCTCGGATAAGCAGCGCGGGTTCCGCTCGCTGCTGCTCGGCGTCAACGAGAATGGGAAGCTGCGCTATGCCGGCAAGGCCGGGACCGGCTTTACCGCCGATGAGATCGAGCGGCTCATGGAAATCATGGCGCCGCTCGCGCGCAAAGGCCCGACCGTCGACGCGCCCCGCGCCGCTGTTCGCGGCGCGCATTGGATCGAACCCAGGCTTGTGGCCGAGATCGCCTTTGTCGAGTTCACCGACGAAGGCGTGCTGCGTCATCCGAGCTATCTTGGGCTTCGCGAGGACAAGAAGCCCGAAGCCGTCGTGCTGGAGACCGAGACACCGGTTGCCATCGCGACCACCCCGGCCCGCAGCAGCGTCAAGATCAGCAATCGCGAGCGGGTGATCTTTCCGGAAGGCAAGCTCACCAAAGGCCAGCTCGCCGATTATTATGAGATCGTCGCGCCGATCATGCTGCCTTGGGCCGGCAGCAGGCCGATCAGCCTCGTACGCTGTCCGCAGGGTCGATCGAAGAAATGCTTCTTCCAGAAACATGACGCCGGCAGCTTTGGCGACGACGTCAAACAAGTCGGCATCCGCGAGAAGGACGGCCATGACGAACCCTATCTGTTCGTCGATACGCCCGCCGGCCTGCTCACCTGCGTCCAGATGGGCACGATCGAGTTTCATGGCTGGGGCGCGCGGATCGAGGATGTCGAGAAGGCTGATCGCCTGGTTTTCGATCTCGATCCCGACGAGGGACTGGATTTCCAGGATGTCGTCTCGGCGGCGTTCCATGTGCAGGACGTGCTCGCTCAGATGGGTCTGACGACCTTCCCGATGGTCACCGGGGGCAAGGGCGTCCATGTCATCGCGCCGCTCACGCCCTCGGCCGAATGGCCGGTAGTAAAGGACTTCGCACATCGCTTTGCTTTGGCGCTCGCCCAGGCCGAGCCGGGCCGCTTCACCGCCGCGTTGGCCAAGGCGAAGCGCACGGGCAGAATCTTCATCGACTATCTGCGCAATCAGCGCGGCGCGACCGCAGTCATGCCCTATAGCGCGCGGACACGCGAATATGCGCCGATCGCGGTTCCGCTGACCTGGGAGGAACTGCGCGATCTCGACAAGCCATCGCACTGGCATATCGGCGATGGAGCGGAGATGGTGAAGCGCGCGGCGTCGAAGAACCTTGCCCATTGGGGGCGCGCCGATCAGATCCTTCCCGACCTGTGA
- a CDS encoding DUF2171 domain-containing protein produces the protein MTDLSQIKEHMEIIGADGVHIGTVDKVEGDRIKMTKADSGSHSDHHHYFSGGLVAAVEGNQVRLSAAGSAAVLLEEEEGGEALSDKSS, from the coding sequence ATGACGGACCTGAGCCAAATCAAGGAGCATATGGAGATCATCGGCGCAGATGGCGTCCATATCGGCACTGTCGACAAGGTCGAGGGCGATCGGATCAAGATGACGAAAGCCGACAGCGGCTCGCACTCCGATCATCACCATTATTTTTCAGGAGGATTGGTGGCCGCTGTCGAAGGCAATCAGGTACGTCTGTCTGCAGCCGGATCGGCAGCCGTTCTGCTGGAAGAGGAGGAAGGTGGCGAGGCGCTCAGCGACAAGTCGTCATAA
- a CDS encoding PRC-barrel domain-containing protein, whose translation MAQTDIATDETNRLIASNKVEGTTVYNAQREKLGSIYNFMVEKRSGKVEYAVLQFGGLFGLGSDYYPLPWDVLTYDTDQGGYVVNLDKSVLEQAPRYAGDSEPAFDRNYGREVYGHYGVDYPY comes from the coding sequence ATGGCACAGACCGATATTGCCACGGACGAAACCAATCGGCTAATCGCCTCGAACAAGGTTGAGGGCACCACCGTCTACAACGCCCAGCGCGAAAAGCTCGGCTCTATCTACAATTTCATGGTCGAAAAGCGCTCGGGCAAGGTGGAATATGCCGTACTTCAGTTCGGCGGCCTGTTCGGGCTGGGGAGCGATTATTATCCGCTACCCTGGGACGTGCTGACCTATGATACCGATCAGGGAGGCTATGTCGTCAATCTCGACAAGAGCGTGCTGGAACAGGCGCCCCGCTATGCAGGCGACAGCGAGCCGGCTTTCGATCGCAACTACGGGCGAGAGGTATATGGCCATTACGGCGTCGACTACCCCTATTGA
- a CDS encoding FUSC family protein: MPQFKDIFRFNTHSALLAMPGFALLLVGGVSAGAAMPASIAAGAAFSVGFGATKRVFHNRWAAMTLAGIGMTLVAFIGTILGNDPYVTLAATALMGGLCGALISRDIDLWWVWLQIIIAFLLALHFPGSVLDGLRRAVLVAGGSAIQIAAVGLMVGVIGEGKEIPAARSDRATRQEMLLHALRAALCITIAKVAADKAGVEHGYWAALTAMVVLKPGLRDTGVRGIERIGGTVAGIVLATIVLHLLAAVPLPLAGAAVLSAGCAFGFQKARYAVLSAAITMSVILMIALAGGEIKGAETDRLLATLIGGAVALAGAMIAPRRLPGQRNADDNE, translated from the coding sequence ATGCCTCAGTTCAAAGATATATTTCGATTCAACACGCATAGTGCTTTGTTGGCGATGCCAGGGTTCGCCCTGTTGCTTGTGGGCGGTGTGAGTGCCGGCGCCGCGATGCCGGCCTCCATCGCAGCGGGTGCGGCGTTCTCGGTCGGCTTCGGGGCGACCAAGCGAGTGTTTCATAATCGATGGGCCGCGATGACGCTGGCTGGAATCGGCATGACACTTGTCGCCTTTATCGGCACGATCCTTGGCAACGATCCATATGTGACACTGGCGGCGACAGCCCTAATGGGAGGCCTTTGCGGTGCGTTGATCAGCCGCGACATCGATTTGTGGTGGGTCTGGCTCCAGATCATCATTGCCTTTCTGCTGGCGCTGCACTTCCCCGGAAGCGTGCTCGATGGTCTGCGCCGGGCTGTGTTGGTGGCGGGTGGGTCTGCGATCCAGATCGCAGCGGTCGGATTGATGGTGGGAGTGATCGGCGAGGGAAAAGAAATTCCGGCAGCGCGCAGCGATCGGGCGACCCGACAGGAAATGCTGCTCCACGCGCTTCGAGCGGCGCTGTGTATCACCATCGCAAAAGTCGCCGCGGACAAGGCAGGTGTCGAGCATGGCTACTGGGCTGCCCTGACCGCTATGGTCGTTCTCAAGCCGGGGCTACGCGATACCGGTGTACGTGGCATCGAGCGAATTGGCGGCACGGTCGCCGGCATTGTTCTTGCGACGATAGTGCTGCATCTGCTGGCTGCGGTACCGCTTCCGCTGGCGGGTGCTGCTGTGTTGTCCGCTGGTTGTGCGTTCGGGTTCCAGAAAGCGCGTTACGCGGTTCTGAGCGCGGCCATCACCATGAGCGTCATATTGATGATCGCGCTGGCGGGCGGAGAGATCAAAGGCGCGGAAACCGACCGATTGCTCGCAACGCTGATCGGTGGCGCTGTCGCCCTGGCCGGGGCAATGATCGCACCGCGCCGATTGCCGGGTCAGCGCAACGCCGATGACAACGAATGA
- the ku gene encoding non-homologous end joining protein Ku yields the protein MAARPYWKGQIRLALVSIPVEIYSATRSGATIAFNQIHEPSGQRIKYEKIVPGIGPVDVDEIVKGFEYAKGEYVLLDDDEIEGVKLESKKTLELTQFVDSHDIDAIYFEKPYYVVPADDLAEEAFIVLREALRRTRKIGLGQLAMRGREYVVSIKACGRGMVMETLRYADEVNKATSYFREIGDTDPDEELLDLATTLIDKKTGKFDAREFHDRYADALKELIERKKKGKTLNIESDDKGSDSRGSNVVDLMAALKNSLGSSGGGSSKATAKKTSKAAAKPAAKKAAAKPATKPAARKRA from the coding sequence ATGGCTGCACGTCCCTATTGGAAAGGTCAGATCCGACTGGCGCTGGTCTCCATTCCCGTTGAAATCTATTCGGCGACGAGGAGCGGCGCCACGATCGCGTTCAACCAGATCCATGAGCCATCGGGCCAACGGATCAAGTATGAAAAGATCGTGCCGGGGATCGGCCCTGTCGACGTCGATGAGATCGTCAAGGGCTTCGAATATGCCAAGGGCGAGTATGTCCTGCTCGACGACGACGAGATCGAGGGGGTCAAACTGGAGAGCAAGAAAACGCTCGAGTTGACCCAGTTCGTCGATAGCCATGACATCGACGCGATCTATTTCGAGAAGCCCTATTATGTCGTGCCGGCCGACGATCTCGCCGAGGAGGCTTTCATCGTCCTGCGCGAGGCACTCCGCCGCACCCGCAAGATCGGCCTCGGCCAGCTTGCGATGCGCGGACGGGAATATGTCGTCAGCATAAAGGCTTGCGGGCGCGGCATGGTGATGGAGACACTGCGATACGCCGACGAGGTAAACAAGGCGACGAGCTATTTCCGCGAGATCGGTGATACCGATCCGGACGAGGAATTGCTCGACCTCGCCACCACCTTGATCGACAAGAAGACCGGCAAGTTCGATGCGAGGGAGTTTCACGATCGCTATGCCGACGCGCTCAAGGAGCTGATCGAGCGCAAGAAGAAGGGCAAGACGCTTAACATCGAGAGCGATGACAAGGGCAGCGATTCGCGTGGTTCCAACGTCGTCGACCTGATGGCCGCCCTCAAGAACTCGCTCGGCTCATCGGGTGGCGGCTCGTCCAAGGCGACGGCAAAGAAGACCAGCAAGGCTGCCGCGAAACCGGCCGCCAAGAAGGCTGCGGCCAAGCCAGCCACGAAACCGGCTGCGCGCAAGCGGGCCTGA
- a CDS encoding KTSC domain-containing protein has product MARRPERHPVMRGSPDMRAHPFSQSSMISRIGFDDDAGILSISFRDTGTYLYYDVPAETFEAFCHAASAGSFFNELIKDRFRYARDPERRRFGPNA; this is encoded by the coding sequence ATGGCGCGACGCCCGGAACGGCACCCGGTGATGCGCGGTTCTCCAGATATGCGCGCGCATCCCTTCTCCCAATCCTCGATGATCAGCCGCATCGGCTTCGACGACGATGCCGGTATCCTGTCGATCTCGTTTCGCGATACTGGCACATATCTCTATTACGACGTGCCGGCCGAGACCTTCGAGGCCTTCTGCCATGCGGCTTCTGCCGGAAGCTTCTTCAATGAGCTGATCAAGGACCGTTTTCGCTACGCACGCGATCCCGAACGACGGCGCTTCGGGCCGAACGCCTGA